Proteins found in one Methanofollis sp. genomic segment:
- a CDS encoding PAS domain-containing sensor histidine kinase, with amino-acid sequence MEPAEKVKQKKGPEEPVGASGGARLIRAEAEERLSRVPSVSSDLKGQTPEEIIHELQVHQIELEMQNDELRRIQHELEISRYKYLDLYDFAPVGYLTLTDKALISEANLNGAGLLGVERRKLDGARFRKFIAQGDADAWDRYFVNVLKHDEKLTTSLTLKHSDGSTFPARLESIRLKGTDGAATTVRVAISDITDIKDAEQALHDSEERYRLLLQNAHDMVFFYELTPDGSGKFLEVNDKICTTLGYTREELLAMNVSDINVPEQNERTPAILKDLFTHHHVTFETEYVAKDGHRGTVEISATLFNLRGRQTVLEIVRDITEHKRLEGALRETNKKLNLLSNITSHDINNQLLVVNGFLELLHMKVPDPELEDYFKKITSASARITAMIQFTRTYENIGVNVPVWQNIRSVITSVTTEVTPGSVVVANDLPAGTEIFADPLIFRVFYNLIQNAVQYGETITSIRFSGEERNGDYLIVGEDDGIGVPAGEKEKIFKRGFGKNTGLGLFLSREILSITGITITETGEPGKGARFEIIVPKGAYRFTGKT; translated from the coding sequence ATGGAACCCGCGGAAAAGGTGAAACAGAAGAAAGGACCTGAGGAACCCGTGGGCGCTTCAGGGGGCGCCCGTTTGATACGGGCAGAAGCTGAAGAGCGGCTCTCACGCGTTCCCTCGGTTTCCTCGGATCTCAAAGGGCAGACCCCGGAAGAAATCATTCACGAACTCCAGGTGCACCAGATCGAACTCGAGATGCAAAACGATGAACTCCGGAGGATCCAGCACGAACTGGAAATTTCCCGGTATAAATATCTCGATCTCTACGACTTCGCTCCGGTCGGTTATCTTACCCTGACAGATAAGGCCCTGATTTCCGAGGCGAACCTTAATGGCGCGGGACTCCTCGGGGTTGAACGCAGAAAACTGGATGGGGCACGATTCAGGAAATTTATCGCCCAGGGGGATGCTGATGCATGGGACCGGTATTTCGTGAATGTGCTCAAGCACGATGAAAAACTCACCACGTCCCTCACGCTCAAACACAGTGACGGATCGACATTCCCCGCCCGGCTGGAAAGCATCCGGCTCAAAGGGACGGACGGGGCTGCAACAACGGTCAGGGTGGCAATCAGCGATATTACGGATATCAAAGATGCCGAGCAGGCACTCCACGATAGCGAAGAGCGTTATCGGCTTCTTTTACAAAACGCACACGACATGGTCTTTTTCTACGAACTCACACCAGACGGGTCCGGGAAATTTTTAGAAGTGAACGATAAGATCTGCACAACACTCGGATATACCCGCGAGGAACTGCTGGCAATGAATGTCAGCGATATCAATGTCCCCGAACAGAACGAGCGAACTCCCGCAATACTCAAGGACCTCTTCACCCATCATCACGTCACCTTTGAGACCGAATACGTTGCAAAGGACGGGCACAGGGGGACGGTTGAAATTAGTGCCACTCTTTTCAATCTGCGGGGGAGACAAACCGTCCTTGAAATTGTCCGGGACATAACCGAGCACAAACGCCTGGAAGGAGCGCTGCGCGAGACCAATAAAAAACTCAACCTCCTCTCCAACATCACCTCGCACGACATCAATAACCAGCTATTGGTGGTCAATGGTTTCCTCGAATTATTGCACATGAAGGTTCCTGATCCCGAACTTGAGGATTATTTTAAAAAGATTACAAGCGCGAGCGCCCGGATCACCGCCATGATCCAGTTCACCAGAACCTACGAGAATATCGGGGTGAACGTTCCCGTCTGGCAGAATATCCGCTCTGTGATAACGTCTGTGACAACGGAAGTTACCCCCGGATCAGTCGTGGTGGCAAACGATCTCCCTGCCGGAACGGAAATCTTTGCCGATCCCCTGATTTTCAGGGTCTTTTACAACCTGATACAGAACGCAGTGCAGTATGGTGAGACGATCACGTCCATCCGTTTCTCTGGAGAGGAACGGAATGGAGATTATCTCATTGTCGGTGAAGATGACGGTATCGGCGTCCCTGCCGGGGAGAAAGAAAAGATCTTCAAGCGGGGCTTTGGAAAAAATACCGGCCTTGGGCTCTTCCTTTCCCGTGAGATCCTATCGATCACCGGCATCACGATCACCGAGACAGGAGAACCGGGGAAGGGTGCCCGGTTCGAGATCATCGTGCCGAAGGGAGCGTACCGGTTCACGGGCAAAACCTGA
- a CDS encoding chemotaxis protein CheB, producing the protein MRKKKSLPKKETRNKPRKVNFPIIGIGASAGGLEAFELFFKTMPADCGMAFVLIPHLDPGHASMLSEILQRNTTMPVHEAQDQTIIQPNHVYIIPPNKDMAIFHGALNLSVPEQARGQRLPIDSFFRSLAEDQGERSICVILSGSGSDGTLGLRAIHGAGGVSFVQEPSTAKYDGMPTSAIKSGLATYVLPVDKIAMQMVVYIKIIADTGVPPVPPVPAAVSAMRRIMILLRSKTGNDFSQYKQTTIKRRVERRMAAHNLENIEAYSRYLHENPAEVQILFKELLINVTSFFRDKEVFEALAKEILPRLFERKPEDYIFRIWVPGCASGEEAYSIAMLFREYMDEIKKEYRIQIYATDIDEDAIATARAGTYPANIAIDVSPGRLQRFFVKEETGFRIKKEIREMVVFAIQNVIKDPPFTKMDMISCRNLLIYLEPELQTRVIPAFHYALRPGGVLMLSPSESIGNFTDLFTPLDKKWKIYGTKPSLASTRALVAQRFPWAGDLPVKEPEETPGRRDKVNLAELTKRALLRSFAPPSVITDENGDIAYVHGDTGNYLRPAEGNARMNVIDMAREGLQLEIRAAIANAVALHSPAVCRDVQVRTNGGIHTIDLTVLPLVDPETTGELLLVSFRDVEPHPPEKRTREKRVSAKGVSKRVEELEQELAYTKENLKATIEEMQAANEELKSTNEELQSTNEELQSTNEELETSKEELQSVNEEILTVNAELQAKIEQLTGIQNDMKNLLENVNVGTIFLDEHLAIKRFTRDATRVFRLAASDTGRSLADIRSLIPDVDLIPDAQEVLDSLIPQEKQVYTTSNEWFLVRIMPYRTLENVIEGVVLTFSDITALKAVETEAHRARNYAENIVDTIREPLVVLNGNFEVVSASRSFYRTFGVTPETTLGRTLFELGNGQWDIPRLHELLESVLPKDTYFDNYEVEHDFPGIGLKKMLLNAHRIPDEAGITQLILLAIEDQTPPGTPGETGTTGGKSRKRA; encoded by the coding sequence ATCCGGAAGAAAAAATCCCTTCCAAAAAAAGAGACCCGGAATAAACCCCGCAAAGTAAACTTCCCCATCATCGGGATAGGCGCCTCAGCGGGTGGGCTCGAAGCATTTGAACTCTTCTTCAAAACGATGCCAGCCGACTGTGGCATGGCATTTGTGCTCATCCCCCACCTTGACCCTGGCCATGCAAGCATGCTCTCCGAGATCCTCCAGCGCAACACCACGATGCCTGTCCACGAGGCGCAGGACCAGACAATAATCCAGCCCAACCACGTCTATATCATCCCACCCAACAAGGACATGGCGATCTTCCATGGCGCACTCAACCTGAGTGTCCCTGAACAGGCACGGGGACAGCGGTTGCCCATCGACTCCTTCTTCCGCTCACTTGCCGAGGACCAGGGGGAACGTTCGATCTGCGTGATCCTCTCGGGAAGCGGTTCGGACGGCACGCTCGGGCTCCGTGCTATCCACGGAGCCGGGGGGGTCTCCTTTGTGCAGGAACCCTCCACTGCAAAATATGACGGTATGCCAACAAGCGCGATCAAGAGCGGGCTTGCCACCTATGTGCTGCCGGTCGATAAGATCGCCATGCAAATGGTCGTCTATATAAAAATCATCGCCGATACCGGCGTTCCCCCGGTTCCCCCTGTTCCCGCGGCAGTAAGTGCCATGAGAAGGATCATGATACTCCTGCGGTCGAAGACAGGCAACGATTTTTCCCAGTACAAGCAGACCACAATAAAACGCCGGGTTGAACGGCGGATGGCAGCCCATAACCTTGAGAATATCGAAGCATATTCCCGGTATCTCCATGAGAACCCTGCCGAGGTTCAGATCCTGTTTAAGGAACTGCTCATCAACGTGACCAGTTTCTTCCGGGACAAGGAAGTGTTTGAAGCCCTTGCAAAAGAGATCCTGCCCCGGTTGTTTGAGAGAAAACCGGAAGACTATATCTTCAGGATCTGGGTGCCGGGATGCGCCAGCGGAGAGGAGGCATACTCGATTGCCATGCTTTTCCGCGAGTACATGGACGAGATCAAAAAGGAGTACAGGATCCAGATCTATGCGACCGATATCGATGAGGACGCGATCGCCACGGCACGGGCAGGCACCTACCCGGCAAACATCGCTATCGATGTCTCACCTGGCCGGCTGCAGCGGTTCTTTGTAAAAGAGGAGACCGGGTTCCGGATTAAAAAAGAGATCAGGGAGATGGTCGTCTTTGCCATCCAGAACGTGATCAAGGACCCGCCTTTTACGAAGATGGACATGATCAGCTGTCGGAACCTGCTGATCTATCTCGAGCCCGAACTCCAGACCCGGGTCATCCCGGCGTTCCATTACGCCCTCAGGCCGGGCGGTGTGCTCATGCTAAGCCCATCCGAGAGCATCGGGAATTTCACTGATCTCTTTACCCCGCTGGACAAGAAATGGAAGATTTACGGCACAAAACCCTCTCTGGCATCCACACGGGCGCTGGTGGCGCAGCGCTTCCCGTGGGCAGGCGATCTGCCCGTAAAGGAGCCGGAGGAGACTCCGGGCAGGAGGGATAAGGTGAACCTTGCCGAACTCACGAAACGTGCGCTCCTCCGGTCCTTTGCTCCCCCATCCGTCATCACTGATGAGAATGGGGACATCGCCTACGTGCACGGCGATACCGGGAATTATCTCAGGCCTGCTGAAGGCAATGCCCGGATGAACGTCATCGATATGGCACGCGAAGGGTTGCAGCTGGAGATCCGGGCGGCAATTGCCAATGCCGTCGCCCTGCATTCGCCGGCGGTCTGCCGGGACGTGCAGGTCCGGACGAACGGGGGCATCCACACTATTGACCTCACGGTACTGCCGCTTGTCGACCCGGAGACAACCGGGGAACTGCTGCTCGTCAGTTTCCGTGACGTCGAACCGCACCCGCCGGAGAAACGCACACGGGAGAAGCGGGTTTCTGCAAAAGGGGTGTCAAAGCGTGTTGAGGAACTCGAACAGGAACTTGCGTACACCAAAGAGAACCTGAAGGCAACCATCGAGGAGATGCAGGCGGCAAACGAGGAGCTCAAGTCCACCAACGAGGAACTGCAATCAACGAACGAAGAACTCCAGTCCACCAACGAGGAACTCGAGACATCAAAAGAGGAACTTCAGTCGGTCAATGAAGAGATCTTGACCGTGAATGCGGAACTGCAGGCAAAGATCGAGCAGCTCACGGGTATCCAGAACGATATGAAGAACCTGCTGGAGAACGTCAATGTCGGGACGATATTTCTGGATGAGCACCTTGCCATCAAACGGTTCACCCGCGATGCCACACGGGTGTTCCGGCTTGCCGCATCGGATACAGGACGCTCGCTCGCCGACATCAGGTCACTGATCCCGGATGTGGACCTGATCCCCGATGCACAGGAGGTTCTTGATTCTCTCATACCTCAGGAGAAACAGGTGTACACGACCAGTAATGAGTGGTTCCTTGTCCGGATCATGCCATATCGCACTCTGGAGAACGTGATCGAGGGTGTGGTGCTGACGTTCTCCGATATCACCGCACTAAAAGCGGTAGAAACTGAAGCCCATCGTGCCCGCAACTATGCGGAGAACATCGTGGACACGATCCGGGAGCCGCTGGTCGTCCTGAATGGTAATTTCGAGGTGGTTTCGGCCAGCCGGTCGTTCTACAGGACCTTCGGCGTGACACCGGAAACAACACTGGGACGCACGCTCTTTGAGCTGGGTAACGGCCAGTGGGACATTCCCCGGCTGCATGAACTACTGGAGTCCGTGCTGCCGAAAGACACATATTTTGATAATTACGAAGTCGAGCACGACTTCCCGGGCATCGGGCTCAAAAAGATGCTCCTGAACGCTCACCGGATTCCCGATGAAGCGGGCATCACGCAGCTCATTCTCCTTGCTATAGAAGATCAAACGCCTCCCGGCACGCCGGGGGAGACAGGCACAACCGGTGGCAAGAGTCGGAAGAGGGCCTAA
- a CDS encoding SPFH domain-containing protein, with translation MVVEEILNNLITIFLILVVIYIMSRGVVIIQPYEQGLQIRLGKYIGRLNPGFQWVIPLITFVQKIDLRTQVMDVPSQEVITKDNSPTNVDAIVYTRVVDPEKAFFEVANYRMATVALAQTSLRGIIGDMELDEVLYNRDLINTKLRDILDRETDQWGVKVERVEIKEVDPVGAVKQAMTEQTAAERERRAAILRAEGDKRSAILRAEGERQSVILQAEGERQSKVLRAEGERLSRILQAQGEAQGLRILSLGSRPLDKKTITVLSLDALKQMADGQATKIIFPFEVSSLIKQSARFLGATDEMPEVEGVTEAGEIDASILGEVPKPEEIAKLLERLEEKLENEAESIEELKTGKKESI, from the coding sequence ATGGTAGTTGAAGAAATACTCAACAATCTGATCACGATCTTCCTGATCCTCGTGGTCATCTATATCATGTCGCGGGGGGTCGTGATCATCCAGCCCTATGAACAGGGGCTGCAGATCAGGCTTGGAAAGTATATCGGGAGGCTCAACCCGGGTTTCCAGTGGGTCATCCCCCTGATCACGTTCGTCCAGAAGATCGATCTGCGGACCCAGGTGATGGACGTCCCGTCGCAGGAGGTGATCACGAAGGACAACTCGCCGACCAATGTCGACGCCATCGTGTACACCCGCGTGGTCGACCCGGAGAAGGCCTTCTTCGAGGTGGCGAACTACCGGATGGCGACGGTTGCCCTTGCCCAGACAAGCCTTCGCGGCATCATCGGCGACATGGAGCTTGATGAGGTGCTCTACAACCGCGACCTGATCAACACGAAGCTGCGTGACATCCTGGACAGGGAGACCGACCAGTGGGGCGTGAAGGTCGAGCGCGTGGAGATCAAGGAAGTCGACCCTGTCGGTGCGGTGAAGCAGGCGATGACCGAGCAGACTGCTGCGGAGCGTGAGAGGCGTGCGGCAATCCTCCGCGCCGAGGGTGACAAGCGCTCGGCGATCCTCCGTGCCGAGGGCGAGAGGCAGTCCGTGATCCTCCAGGCCGAGGGCGAGCGGCAGAGCAAGGTCCTCCGTGCCGAGGGCGAACGGCTCTCCAGGATCCTCCAGGCGCAGGGCGAGGCCCAGGGGCTCCGCATCCTCTCCCTTGGCTCCCGGCCGCTGGACAAGAAGACGATCACCGTCCTCTCCCTCGACGCCCTGAAACAGATGGCAGACGGGCAGGCGACGAAGATCATCTTCCCCTTCGAGGTGTCGAGCCTCATCAAGCAGAGTGCGCGCTTCCTCGGTGCGACCGACGAGATGCCCGAGGTCGAGGGCGTTACAGAGGCAGGGGAGATCGACGCCTCGATCCTCGGCGAGGTCCCGAAGCCCGAGGAGATTGCAAAACTCCTCGAACGCCTCGAAGAGAAACTGGAAAATGAGGCGGAGTCGATCGAGGAACTGAAGACCGGAAAGAAAGAGTCAATATAA
- a CDS encoding NfeD family protein yields MDAVLGISLGWVLIVLGAVLLVIEATNPGFFVAVPGTVMIILGVLFVLGVDVFGSTLGVVVGVVTALAAAAVTVWLYSRITPQEKPTTISRDSVVGQEGHVVRDVDPDSIAGKVRIGGVEWSASSASAPLRVGTRVVVVRSEGVHVVVDEVK; encoded by the coding sequence ATGGATGCTGTACTGGGCATCTCCCTTGGCTGGGTTCTGATCGTGCTCGGGGCCGTCCTTCTCGTTATCGAGGCCACGAATCCCGGCTTCTTCGTCGCCGTCCCCGGGACTGTGATGATCATCCTGGGTGTCCTCTTTGTGCTGGGCGTCGATGTCTTCGGTTCGACCCTCGGCGTCGTAGTCGGGGTGGTGACTGCCCTTGCGGCGGCCGCGGTCACGGTCTGGCTCTACTCCCGGATCACTCCCCAGGAAAAGCCGACGACAATCAGCCGCGACTCCGTCGTCGGCCAGGAGGGGCATGTTGTCAGGGACGTGGACCCTGACTCCATCGCGGGGAAGGTCAGGATCGGTGGCGTCGAGTGGAGCGCCAGCTCGGCCTCCGCCCCTCTCAGGGTGGGGACGAGGGTTGTCGTCGTCCGTTCTGAGGGCGTGCATGTCGTTGTCGATGAGGTGAAATGA
- a CDS encoding tetratricopeptide repeat protein — protein sequence MHEIPRQKRYALGWYNEGITHLSMHEYEEALSFFERALRVVPDHPDFLVGKGEVLMATGQYREAYQHFLAAATREPENLKALVLLGSSLIKLDMPGPADEAFLAALTLNRYDGEAWFGHGAALYNLGRKEEAREAFWQALRKKPNQPELMYYLTKTARNEREALEFLARGCRLDPTNVDLLHEMAERLIALGHYEEAAAFCTRAGARCPGNLKTEDLIRRCMEGMIREKDGISP from the coding sequence ATGCATGAAATACCCCGACAGAAGAGATATGCTCTCGGATGGTACAACGAGGGCATCACACACCTCTCCATGCACGAATACGAGGAAGCTCTCTCTTTCTTCGAGCGTGCACTCAGGGTGGTGCCCGACCACCCCGACTTCCTGGTCGGCAAGGGGGAGGTGCTTATGGCGACAGGCCAGTACAGGGAGGCATACCAGCACTTCCTTGCGGCCGCCACCCGTGAGCCCGAGAACCTGAAGGCCCTTGTTCTCCTGGGGAGTTCACTTATCAAACTCGACATGCCCGGGCCCGCCGACGAGGCCTTCCTTGCAGCCCTCACCCTCAACAGGTACGACGGCGAGGCCTGGTTCGGCCACGGGGCGGCGCTCTACAACCTCGGCAGGAAAGAAGAGGCCCGAGAGGCCTTCTGGCAGGCCCTGAGAAAAAAGCCGAACCAGCCAGAGTTAATGTATTATCTTACAAAGACGGCCAGAAACGAGAGGGAAGCACTGGAGTTTCTGGCCCGCGGGTGCCGCCTTGACCCGACCAACGTCGACCTCCTCCATGAGATGGCCGAACGCCTCATCGCACTCGGCCATTATGAGGAGGCCGCCGCCTTCTGCACACGCGCCGGGGCCCGGTGTCCGGGCAATCTGAAGACAGAAGACCTCATCAGGCGGTGCATGGAAGGGATGATCCGGGAGAAGGACGGGATCAGTCCCTGA
- a CDS encoding ARMT1-like domain-containing protein, with amino-acid sequence MKFQPRCTECLLSRVGYEAGLVLDDPAAIEEVRRAAAAVLAAGQDDPAVPAPVLAGAVHRCAYSLIGVDDPYLALKKQNNRDALLAADRVAPALLTFRDYVTAAVLGNTFDYGVQSHQVTGDFLSFFATEFPKGLAIDDTDRILPLCRDVVYFTDNCGEIVFDRLLLRYLKAQGATVTVVVRGAPILNDATMEDALTLGLDAIADHMTTTTCGERELGVNLSLIPDDLAKALEGCSLVIAKGMANYEALTEYDDFPPTAFLMAVKCETIAGMVGVPKGSKVALLRD; translated from the coding sequence ATGAAATTTCAGCCACGGTGTACTGAATGTCTTCTCTCCCGCGTGGGATATGAGGCCGGGCTTGTGCTCGACGATCCCGCAGCGATCGAGGAGGTGCGGCGTGCGGCGGCGGCAGTGCTCGCCGCGGGACAGGATGACCCGGCGGTGCCGGCGCCGGTGCTTGCAGGTGCCGTCCATCGGTGCGCGTATAGTCTGATCGGTGTCGATGACCCGTACCTGGCCCTCAAGAAGCAGAACAACAGGGACGCCCTCCTTGCCGCCGATAGGGTCGCGCCCGCCCTCCTGACTTTCAGGGATTATGTCACTGCCGCGGTGCTCGGCAACACCTTTGACTACGGTGTCCAGTCCCACCAGGTGACCGGCGATTTTCTCTCGTTCTTTGCGACAGAGTTCCCGAAAGGCCTTGCAATCGACGACACCGACAGGATCCTCCCGCTCTGCCGCGACGTAGTCTATTTCACTGACAATTGCGGGGAGATTGTCTTCGACCGCCTCCTTCTCAGGTACCTGAAGGCACAGGGCGCGACGGTGACCGTCGTCGTGCGCGGCGCTCCCATTCTCAATGACGCTACCATGGAAGACGCCCTCACCCTCGGCCTTGACGCCATTGCCGACCACATGACCACGACGACCTGCGGCGAGCGTGAACTCGGGGTGAACCTCTCTCTCATCCCTGACGACCTTGCGAAAGCCCTCGAAGGCTGTAGCCTTGTCATTGCAAAGGGGATGGCAAACTACGAGGCTCTCACCGAATATGACGATTTCCCGCCGACCGCCTTCCTGATGGCCGTCAAGTGCGAGACGATCGCCGGTATGGTGGGCGTCCCGAAGGGGTCGAAGGTGGCGCTGCTCAGGGACTGA